Sequence from the Parvicella tangerina genome:
CTTGACCTTATTAATATTGGTTCTTTTAACACTATTAAAAACCAGATGGAAGCCCTGGATATAATTTCCAAATCTCTGGACGTCTACCCCGATTTATCCTGTGTTTTTGTAGGTGATGGACCTGAATTGGGTCGTGTAAAATCGCACGCACATGAACTTGGCATTGAAAAAAACGTAACTTTTACAGGTAAACTCAATCGTGATGATATCTTCCTATTATTGGACAGAACCAAAATATTACTGCATTCCAGTAATTATGAGTCTTTTGGGATGATCTTTGCGGAAGCAGTTTATAGTGACACCATGATTGTTTCCAGAGAAGTAGGCATTGCAGAAGAGAAGCCTTGGTGGAAAGTGTATGAAAGTACAGAAGCTGCTGCTGAGTTCATCATTGAACTACTGAAGAATCCAACCTCGCCAACAGACCAGGAAAAGAGCTCGGTTAGTATCGCTAATACTGTAGGTAAATATGTCCAACTTTGGAGCACAAAAAAAGGCCGCCCGTGAAACGTTGCGGCCTTCTAACCAATGAAACAACTCAATAAAACCTTATGGTTGTTATAAAGCCAAAATTAATTCATGCCTAATGATCTCTTCTCAAAATCATATTTCTTCTTCAATTGAACGATCAGCCTTGCTTGCTTTACTTTGCTCGCTTTGATCAGCTCTTCTCTCCTTTCACTTTCTAGGATATCCAATATCTCTAATTGAATTTCCTGAGGCATAGTTTTCATAACGATAACAGTGTTTAATTATTGTTATTTGACCACAAAGGTAATGAAAGTCAATTTAAACCAAAAAACATACCGCCTATTATTTTGTGTAAAAAACAAAATTCGACACAATATACTAGTTTAAGCTGTGTGTTTAATCTAAAAAACCGAAAAACCCCTGTTTATGAAAATTATATTTTATATATACACCTCTCAGAAACATGTTTTTGTCGATAGTTTGTGTTTTTTAATCTACACTATTCGTAATTTTGTCGTTATAACATCTGGTTTTTTCATTCTCTTAAAATAATGGGTCACTCCCTAGTAAAAAACTATCTTTGCAGCACTTTAATAAAATGCAATGGAAATCTTAATAAAAGGAGCTCAATTACTACTGAGCCTTTCAATACTTATCATACTTCATGAATTGGGGCACTTTCTACCAGCTAAATGGTTTAAAATTCGTGTAGAGAAGTTTTACCTATTCTTTGATGCTGGATTCTCTCTGTTTAAGATAAAGAAAGGAGAAACAGAATACGGTATTGGCTGGCTTCCTCTTGGAGGTTACGTAAAGATTGCTGGGATGATCGATGAAAGTCTTGATAATGAACTAGATTCAGAACCACAGCCCTGGGAATTTCGATCAAAACCCGCCTGGCAAAGGCTGATCATAATGGTTGGTGGAGTTGTTGTAAACCTCATTGTAGGTTTTGTAATCTACATGATGTTGCTTTTTGTTTGGGGACTTGATTACGTGCAACCGGGAAATGTCTATCATGGTTTTGATGCATCTCCTGTAATGGAAGAATTAGGTTTTCAAGACGGTGATCAAATTCTCAAAATAGACGGGGAAGTACCGTTTAGTGTCCTTGACGTTAATAAGAAACTCATGATTTTTGGTCTTTCTAACATTGAGGTTGAACACCCTGATGGTAGCATTGAGACCATAAATGTTCCCGAAGGAACGGACATGAAACTATTTCTGGCTGGAGAAAAAGGGTTTACGGAACGATTTGTAGCCAACATTGATTCGGTTGTTGCAGACCGACCTGCTGAAGAGGCGGGCTTCATGAAAGGTGATATACCCATTGCCGTAAATAATGAGGCCACACCTTATTGGACCGATTTTACTGAGACCATCCAGCAGCATAAAAAAGAAAAAGTTACCGTATCAGTTCTTCGAGACACTGACACCCTTGACCTAGTGGTTAAAACTGACGAAGATGGAAAAATTGGTGTCGCTCCAGGTGTTGAACCAGAAGATGTGTATAAGGTTGACCACAAAGACTACGGATTCTTTGAAAGTATCGGAAAGGGATTTGGCTATGGTTATAACACCCTTTATGGTTATGTAGCTCAGTTCAAGTTTGTTTTTACTGCCAAGGGGTCTACTGGTATTGGGGGCTTCGGAGCAATAGGAGGAATGTTTCCTAATGAATGGAATTGGGAATTATTCTGGGAAAGAACAGCGATGATCAGTATTATTCTTGCCTTCATGAATATTCTTCCCATTCCTGCTTTAGACGGTGGCCATGTTTTATTTTTACTTTATGAAATTATCTCTGGAAAAGCACCTAGCGATAAGTTCCTGACTCGTGCACAAGTGGTTGGCATGATTATTCTTCTTGGGCTCTTACTTTACGCCAACGGGTTAGATATCTATAGGTGGATAACTGGCGGCTGATCAAGCTATGACTCCTGAACCTATTAGTTCACCGTTCTGATACCATGCGGCAAATTGACCTGGTGTAACTCCTCGTTGTTTCTCATCAAAAATAACATACAACCCTTCGGGCTCCTTGTATAGCGTAAATGGAGATAATGGTTGTCTGTATCTAATTCTTCCCATATAGCTGACCATTTCACCGTCTTTCATCGTCATATCTTCCCGAACCCAATGAATATCTTCATTCTTGATAAACAACCCCTTTCGATTGAGAGCTTGGTGTTCATCACCCTGTCCCACGTACACAATATTCTCTTTGGTATCCGTTTTAACAACAAACAAAGGCAGTGGCTTTCCTCCAACGTTAAGTCCTTTGCGTTGACCAATCGTGAAATAATGTGCACCCTGATGAGTTCCAACAACTTCTCCCATCTCTCTTTTGAGGACAAACTCTTTTGTGAGTTCATTCAAACTCTCACTTGAATAGGTAAACTCAGGGAGGTTATCTGGCACTTCAATAATATCTCCTTGCTTAGGCTTTAATTGTTGTTGTAAGAATTCTGGCAGCTTTACTTTGCCAATAAAACAAAGGCCTTGCGAGTCTTTTTTTTCTGCTGTATTCAATCCTATTTCCTTAGCAATTTTACGCACCTCCGACTTTTGTAAATGCCCAATTGGGAACAGTGCCTTGGATAACTGTTCTTGGTTTAACTGACATAAAAAATAGCTTTGGTCTTTACCTCGGTCAGCTCCAGCAATTAACCGATGGACTTTCTTTCCATCCACGTCCATCGTCTCTTTTTGACAGTAATGACCAGTTGCCACATAATCCGCGCCTAAAGAGAGTGCTTTATCTAAAAAGATATCAAACTTAACCTCTCTGTTACATAGCACATCTGGGTTTGGTGTTCTTCCAGCAGCATACTCATCAAACATATAATCAACAATGCGCTCCTTATATTCTTTACTAAAATCAATTACTTGAAAAGGAATACCTAGCATTTCTGCCACTTCTAACGCATCATTGCTGTCGTCTATCCAAGGGCACTCATCACTGATGATCACGGAGTCATCTACCCAGTTTCTCATGAACAGGGCAATTACTTCGTAACCCTGCTCAATCAATAAGTGCGCAGCAACACTACTGTCCACACCTCCTGATAAACCAACAACCACTCGTTTCATGTTACAAAGGTATTTGATTTCACTTAATCTTCAGCCAACACGAAGTATCTCGGGTCATCAATGTCGGTTTCGATAACTCTTTCGAATTTTGGCGAAGATTTTTGAAGAATCTTTTTACAGTCCTCACTCAAGTGTTTCAGCTTTACTTCCTTGCCAGCTGCTTCATATTTCTCAACCAGATTAAACAATGCCTCAATTCCTGAGTGGTCTGATACACGCGACTCTAAAAAGTCAATCACAACTTTATTCGGGTCATTAGCAACATCAAACTTTTCATTAAAGGCTTGAATCGAACCGAAGAATAACGGACCGTATATTTCATAGAGTTTACTCCCGTCTTCTTGCACAGATTTTCTTGCACGAATTCGCTTTGCATTCTCCCATGAGAACACCAGTGCAGAAACAATAACACCAGCGATTACCGCAATGGCTAAATCGAAGATAACCGTCAACGCAGAAACCAGCACAATAACAACCGCATCCGATATCGGAATTTTAGGTAAAATCCTAAAACTACTCCAAGCAAATGTTCCGATAACCACCATGAACATCACTCCAACCAAAGCAGCAATTGGAACCATTCCAATATATTCCGAAAGAAACAAGATAAAGATCAATAAACCAATTGCCGCAGTGATTCCCGAAAGCCTACCTTTTCCGCCTGAATTTACGTTAATCATACTCTGTCCGATCATTGCACAACCTCCCATTCCCCCAAAGAAGCCGTTGACTATGTTGGCACCACCCTGCGCAATACACTCTCTATTTCCACTTCCTTTTGTTTCAGTCAGCTCATCCACTAATTGAAGCGTCATTAATGACTCGATTAACCCGATCGCGGCAAGGATAAGCGCATAAGGAAACATGAACCAAAGCGCATCCCAGGTAAATGGAATAGTAGGCACAGAGAACTTTGGTAGTTCTCCCTGTATACCTTTACTCTCATGTGTCTCTGCAACATATTCATACAGAACTTGGTCAGACACATCAGTAGTATCTCCATGTATTTTGGTCTTTATCTCATTAAAGTCTTCTGAAGTCTTAATCGCGTTGACCTTCTTTGTTATCTCTTTAGTCTCAATGAAAGAGTTGACC
This genomic interval carries:
- the mnmA gene encoding tRNA 2-thiouridine(34) synthase MnmA translates to MKRVVVGLSGGVDSSVAAHLLIEQGYEVIALFMRNWVDDSVIISDECPWIDDSNDALEVAEMLGIPFQVIDFSKEYKERIVDYMFDEYAAGRTPNPDVLCNREVKFDIFLDKALSLGADYVATGHYCQKETMDVDGKKVHRLIAGADRGKDQSYFLCQLNQEQLSKALFPIGHLQKSEVRKIAKEIGLNTAEKKDSQGLCFIGKVKLPEFLQQQLKPKQGDIIEVPDNLPEFTYSSESLNELTKEFVLKREMGEVVGTHQGAHYFTIGQRKGLNVGGKPLPLFVVKTDTKENIVYVGQGDEHQALNRKGLFIKNEDIHWVREDMTMKDGEMVSYMGRIRYRQPLSPFTLYKEPEGLYVIFDEKQRGVTPGQFAAWYQNGELIGSGVIA
- the rseP gene encoding RIP metalloprotease RseP, with translation MEILIKGAQLLLSLSILIILHELGHFLPAKWFKIRVEKFYLFFDAGFSLFKIKKGETEYGIGWLPLGGYVKIAGMIDESLDNELDSEPQPWEFRSKPAWQRLIIMVGGVVVNLIVGFVIYMMLLFVWGLDYVQPGNVYHGFDASPVMEELGFQDGDQILKIDGEVPFSVLDVNKKLMIFGLSNIEVEHPDGSIETINVPEGTDMKLFLAGEKGFTERFVANIDSVVADRPAEEAGFMKGDIPIAVNNEATPYWTDFTETIQQHKKEKVTVSVLRDTDTLDLVVKTDEDGKIGVAPGVEPEDVYKVDHKDYGFFESIGKGFGYGYNTLYGYVAQFKFVFTAKGSTGIGGFGAIGGMFPNEWNWELFWERTAMISIILAFMNILPIPALDGGHVLFLLYEIISGKAPSDKFLTRAQVVGMIILLGLLLYANGLDIYRWITGG
- a CDS encoding SulP family inorganic anion transporter, translating into MVELIKKGTKNAKDDILSGITVALALVPEAVAFAFVANIDPIIGLYGAFMVGIITAIFGGRPGMISGATGALAVVMVGMIKEAGEKFPEVENAGLQFLFATLILMGLIQILAGVFKLGKFVRLIPHPVMMGFVNGLAIVIGMSQIGMFKEGDSFLSGTDLYVMIGLVALTMGIMFGLPKLTKKVPAGLVAILVVSAIVIFGKIQTQTVNSFIETKEITKKVNAIKTSEDFNEIKTKIHGDTTDVSDQVLYEYVAETHESKGIQGELPKFSVPTIPFTWDALWFMFPYALILAAIGLIESLMTLQLVDELTETKGSGNRECIAQGGANIVNGFFGGMGGCAMIGQSMINVNSGGKGRLSGITAAIGLLIFILFLSEYIGMVPIAALVGVMFMVVIGTFAWSSFRILPKIPISDAVVIVLVSALTVIFDLAIAVIAGVIVSALVFSWENAKRIRARKSVQEDGSKLYEIYGPLFFGSIQAFNEKFDVANDPNKVVIDFLESRVSDHSGIEALFNLVEKYEAAGKEVKLKHLSEDCKKILQKSSPKFERVIETDIDDPRYFVLAED